In Acinetobacter pittii, one genomic interval encodes:
- a CDS encoding purine-cytosine permease family protein, whose amino-acid sequence MSVSEHPNLDTVQGTDSQKAVNETLEDYTLRYAPHSFRRWSPKVVAITALGGIAYLADFSIGASIGMSYGTTNAVFSILFAAIIIFLTGIPLAYYAARYNIDLDLITRGAGFGYIGSVLTSIIFASFTFIFFALEGSIMAQGLLLGLGIPLWAGYLISTVMVIPLVIYGMKALSKLQVWTTPLWLVLMIGPVAYLIYQEPTLVSQFATFTGNEGFATVDMAAIMLGAGICLSLIMQIGEQIDYLRFMPAKTKENSKAWWAAVISAGPGWVILGAIKQIIGAFLGFYLLTKIPGVNSTEPVQQFNAAFHDMLPGWAALTLAVILVVISQIKINVTNAYSGSLAWTSAYTRISKHYPGRIVFVMVNLAIALALMEGNMFAVLGKILGFYSNFAIAWVVVVATDISINKYVLKLSPKEPEYRRDMLYNVNPVGMVAFLVSAGLSIAAFFGLLGSFLAPYSPLIALVLAFVLTPIMGLLTKGKYYIKSHDDGIKEPRYDVEGTPVATVYHCRVCEQGYERPDIMFSHKHNGTICSLCKTLDA is encoded by the coding sequence ATGAGTGTATCTGAACATCCAAATCTGGACACTGTGCAAGGTACAGATTCACAAAAAGCAGTGAATGAAACCTTAGAAGATTATACTTTACGTTATGCTCCACACAGCTTTCGGCGCTGGAGTCCCAAAGTTGTCGCTATTACTGCTCTTGGTGGTATTGCCTATCTTGCTGACTTTTCTATTGGCGCCAGTATTGGTATGTCTTACGGAACAACCAATGCTGTTTTCTCCATTTTATTTGCAGCGATTATTATCTTCTTAACCGGCATTCCTTTAGCCTACTACGCAGCGCGCTATAACATCGATCTTGACTTGATTACCCGTGGCGCAGGTTTCGGTTATATCGGCTCAGTCCTGACCAGTATCATTTTCGCCAGTTTTACCTTTATTTTCTTTGCCCTTGAAGGTTCAATCATGGCGCAAGGGTTATTGCTCGGTTTAGGCATTCCGCTTTGGGCAGGTTACCTCATCTCAACAGTTATGGTCATACCGCTGGTGATTTACGGCATGAAAGCCTTAAGTAAATTACAAGTCTGGACTACCCCGCTTTGGCTCGTTCTGATGATTGGTCCTGTGGCCTATCTGATTTATCAAGAGCCTACTTTAGTCAGCCAGTTTGCAACTTTTACTGGTAACGAAGGTTTCGCAACTGTAGACATGGCAGCAATCATGTTAGGTGCTGGTATATGTTTATCGCTAATCATGCAAATTGGTGAGCAAATTGATTACTTACGTTTCATGCCTGCTAAAACAAAAGAAAATAGCAAAGCATGGTGGGCTGCGGTTATTTCAGCGGGTCCGGGTTGGGTGATTTTAGGGGCAATTAAACAAATTATTGGGGCATTTCTAGGGTTCTATTTACTTACTAAAATTCCGGGCGTAAACAGCACTGAACCTGTTCAACAGTTTAATGCAGCGTTTCATGACATGCTTCCGGGCTGGGCAGCTTTAACACTTGCAGTGATTTTGGTAGTTATTTCTCAAATTAAAATTAATGTGACCAATGCTTACTCTGGTTCCCTTGCATGGACAAGTGCCTACACACGTATTAGCAAACATTATCCTGGTCGTATTGTGTTTGTGATGGTGAACTTGGCAATTGCGCTTGCTTTAATGGAAGGCAACATGTTCGCGGTACTGGGTAAAATCTTAGGGTTCTATTCAAACTTTGCAATTGCTTGGGTTGTGGTTGTTGCAACAGATATTTCAATTAATAAATATGTATTAAAACTTTCACCGAAAGAACCGGAATACCGCCGTGACATGCTCTACAATGTAAACCCTGTCGGTATGGTTGCGTTCCTTGTATCAGCAGGCTTATCAATTGCAGCGTTCTTCGGCTTACTCGGTAGTTTCTTGGCACCTTACTCTCCGCTTATCGCGCTTGTACTTGCTTTTGTATTAACGCCAATCATGGGCTTATTAACCAAAGGAAAATACTACATCAAGTCACATGATGACGGTATTAAAGAACCACGTTACGATGTTGAAGGTACACCAGTTGCAACGGTTTACCACTGCCGCGTATGTGAGCAAGGTTACGAGCGCCCAGATATTATGTTCTCTCACAAACATAACGGCACGATCTGCTCTTTGTGTAAAACACTCGACGCTTAA
- the putR gene encoding Lrp/AsnC family transcriptional regulator: MDRTDKKILAELQLNGRLSITELAEKVGLSISPCHRRVKALEESGAIKGYRAELDPNLVGFEFSAIVFITLKEGDKQAVEKFENAVIEIPQIIQAQRLFGEPDYLLHVVAKDLPAFQRLYDEKLSAIPSVQRLISTIVMKDVVPERLFPIG, translated from the coding sequence ATGGATCGCACAGATAAAAAGATTCTTGCTGAATTGCAATTAAATGGCCGATTATCTATTACTGAGTTGGCAGAAAAAGTCGGTTTGAGTATTTCACCTTGTCACAGACGGGTGAAGGCTTTAGAGGAGTCGGGAGCGATTAAAGGTTATCGGGCAGAACTCGACCCCAATTTAGTGGGATTTGAATTTTCAGCGATTGTTTTTATTACGCTTAAAGAAGGTGATAAACAGGCAGTCGAGAAGTTTGAAAATGCCGTGATTGAGATTCCGCAAATTATTCAGGCACAGCGTTTGTTTGGTGAGCCAGACTATTTGCTGCATGTGGTGGCTAAAGATTTGCCGGCTTTTCAACGGCTATATGATGAAAAGCTATCTGCTATACCGAGTGTGCAACGGCTCATCTCAACTATTGTGATGAAAGATGTAGTGCCTGAACGCTTATTTCCGATTGGCTAA
- a CDS encoding LysE family translocator has product MAFNIFITFWSVSILFIITPGADWAYAISAGIKGKVVVPAVAGMLFGHFITILLVAAGVGLLVANHPTALMILTVAGSAYLLWMGINLLITPPTPNQSDSEKAQSWLSWATKGVYVSGLNPKVFLLFLALLPQFIDTTASWSVTTQILAFGVVHMISCAIIYLMVGYGSEAILKTRPQAAQLVGRFSGGLMVAIATCLLIGQI; this is encoded by the coding sequence ATGGCTTTTAATATTTTTATTACATTTTGGAGCGTCTCTATTCTTTTTATTATTACGCCAGGGGCAGACTGGGCCTATGCCATTTCGGCAGGAATTAAAGGCAAAGTCGTCGTACCCGCTGTTGCAGGTATGCTATTTGGACACTTTATTACGATTTTATTGGTAGCGGCTGGTGTTGGCTTGCTTGTAGCAAATCATCCAACTGCCCTCATGATTCTCACGGTGGCGGGTTCTGCTTATTTATTATGGATGGGAATAAATTTACTCATTACCCCTCCTACCCCGAATCAGTCCGATTCTGAAAAAGCGCAGTCATGGTTAAGTTGGGCAACTAAAGGCGTTTATGTGAGTGGCTTAAACCCGAAAGTTTTTTTGCTCTTTTTAGCCCTGCTTCCTCAATTTATTGACACCACTGCTTCATGGTCAGTGACGACACAAATTCTTGCCTTTGGTGTTGTACACATGATTAGCTGCGCGATTATTTACTTAATGGTGGGTTATGGTTCAGAGGCCATTTTAAAAACCAGACCGCAGGCAGCACAGTTAGTGGGCCGTTTTTCGGGCGGTTTGATGGTTGCTATCGCTACATGTTTATTGATTGGGCAAATTTAA
- the umuD gene encoding LexA family protein has product MPKKKEFEHGGARENAGRKAQFNEPTKVIRVPESQVNFIKNWLLNNVKTNNLTDFNSKLNVQPVHPNNDKIYHIPLATERVAAGFPSPAQDDIEQALDLNEYLIRNENATFIVKANSLSMLDAGIDINDPLIVDRSIPAKSGDIVIALIDNDFTVKRLMIDTQFQPPKVWLKAENPDYQNIYIEEGQELVIWGVVTYNLKRMR; this is encoded by the coding sequence ATGCCCAAGAAAAAAGAGTTCGAGCATGGTGGTGCACGAGAAAATGCCGGACGTAAAGCACAGTTCAATGAACCCACCAAAGTTATTCGTGTTCCCGAGTCCCAAGTTAACTTTATCAAAAATTGGTTATTGAATAATGTCAAAACCAATAACTTGACCGACTTTAACTCAAAACTTAACGTTCAACCAGTGCATCCGAATAACGATAAAATTTATCACATTCCTTTGGCAACAGAACGTGTTGCAGCAGGTTTTCCTTCACCTGCACAAGATGATATTGAGCAAGCACTCGATTTAAATGAATATTTAATTAGAAATGAAAATGCCACGTTTATTGTCAAAGCTAATTCTTTATCAATGTTAGATGCTGGAATTGATATTAATGATCCGCTTATTGTGGATCGTAGTATTCCCGCTAAATCGGGTGATATTGTAATTGCACTCATCGACAATGATTTCACCGTTAAGCGCTTAATGATTGATACACAATTTCAGCCACCTAAAGTTTGGCTAAAAGCAGAAAATCCTGATTATCAGAATATTTATATTGAAGAGGGGCAAGAACTGGTGATTTGGGGAGTTGTGACGTATAACCTCAAACGAATGAGATAA